A window of Deinococcus radiotolerans contains these coding sequences:
- the murA gene encoding UDP-N-acetylglucosamine 1-carboxyvinyltransferase: MHLTPLHVQGGRPLSGQITVQGSKNAALPVIVATLLTREKVTLHGIPRLSDVLTILELMAHLGTHHAWVGPNSLELHTPEILHTDAPYALVSKMRASFIVMGAILARAGQATVSMPGGCAWGPRPVDQHVKALRALGVDVTEDNGNFDAKRSGSLSGHFIFELLTVGGTHNALLAATLGDGVVTLENASIDTDVVELIEFLNHLGADIQGAGTHTLTVRGVPALRGGEYRVIPDRIEAGTFMMLAAATRSRFTIHNVRPDHLRAVIGKLQEVGADITEDGQSVTVDATNRELKPVNITTQSYPGFPTDLQPQMSALLATIPGTSVVQDPVYPDRLTHVAELHRMGATITVSGYTQIIQGGALRSAPVKAADLRAGAALFIAGLTCEGDTVIDGVQYLNRGYERLAERLQGLGADVMQREPELVPAAD; the protein is encoded by the coding sequence ATGCACCTGACCCCACTGCACGTCCAGGGTGGCCGCCCCCTCAGCGGCCAGATCACCGTCCAGGGCAGCAAGAACGCCGCGCTGCCCGTCATTGTCGCCACCCTGCTGACCCGCGAGAAAGTCACGCTGCACGGCATTCCCCGCCTGAGCGACGTCCTGACCATCCTGGAACTCATGGCGCACCTGGGCACCCATCACGCCTGGGTTGGCCCGAACAGCCTGGAGTTGCACACCCCGGAGATCCTGCACACCGACGCCCCCTACGCGCTGGTCAGCAAGATGCGCGCCAGTTTCATCGTCATGGGCGCCATCCTGGCCCGCGCCGGACAGGCGACCGTGTCCATGCCCGGCGGCTGCGCCTGGGGCCCCCGCCCGGTCGATCAGCACGTCAAGGCCCTGCGCGCCCTGGGCGTGGACGTCACCGAGGACAACGGCAACTTCGACGCGAAACGCAGCGGCAGCCTCAGCGGGCACTTCATCTTTGAACTGCTCACCGTGGGCGGCACGCACAACGCCCTGCTGGCCGCCACCCTCGGGGACGGCGTGGTCACGCTGGAGAACGCCAGCATCGACACGGATGTCGTGGAACTCATCGAGTTCCTCAATCACCTGGGCGCCGACATTCAGGGTGCCGGCACCCACACCCTGACTGTCCGGGGCGTGCCCGCCCTGCGCGGCGGCGAGTACCGCGTGATTCCCGACCGTATCGAGGCTGGGACGTTCATGATGCTGGCCGCCGCCACGCGCAGCCGCTTCACCATCCACAACGTCCGCCCGGACCACCTGCGCGCCGTGATCGGCAAGTTGCAGGAAGTCGGCGCGGACATCACCGAGGATGGGCAGAGCGTGACGGTGGACGCCACGAACCGCGAACTGAAGCCCGTGAACATCACCACCCAGAGCTACCCAGGCTTCCCCACGGACCTGCAGCCGCAGATGAGCGCGCTGCTTGCCACGATTCCCGGCACCAGCGTCGTGCAGGACCCGGTGTACCCTGACCGTCTGACGCACGTGGCGGAACTGCACCGCATGGGCGCGACCATCACGGTCAGCGGGTACACGCAGATCATCCAGGGGGGCGCGCTGCGCTCCGCACCCGTGAAGGCCGCCGACCTGCGGGCCGGCGCGGCGCTGTTCATCGCGGGCCTGACCTGCGAGGGCGACACGGTGATTGACGGCGTGCAGTACCTCAACCGCGGGTACGAGCGTCTGGCCGAGCGCCTGCAGGGCCTGGGGGCGGACGTCATGCAGCGCGAGCCTGAACTGGTCCCCGCCGCCGACTGA
- a CDS encoding transcriptional regulator: protein MPKKERKRLQVVISDEQDALLTRTAYELSSPERLISKSEVVRLAIEKIARELGEGENLEQYRAILDHEAVADEA, encoded by the coding sequence ATGCCCAAGAAGGAACGCAAACGGCTGCAAGTGGTGATCAGCGATGAACAGGACGCCCTGCTCACCCGCACCGCCTACGAACTGTCCAGCCCTGAACGTCTGATCAGCAAAAGCGAGGTCGTGCGCCTGGCCATCGAGAAGATCGCCCGCGAACTGGGCGAAGGCGAGAACCTCGAACAGTACCGCGCCATCCTCGACCACGAAGCCGTCGCCGACGAAGCCTGA